The DNA sequence TCAATATCCTCAAGAACCGCCGAATCCAACGGTTACTTTGTCATCTTCTACCATTACAGGGACGCGCTTTGAGCCGCCCTGAAGTCTCTGAGCATCCTCCGAAGCACCGGGCACGTTATGGACGTCAATTTCTTCAAAGTCAACGCCGCGTTTACGGAAATCTTCCTTGGCTGCAGCGCAATATGGACATCCGACCTTGGTATAAATTCGAGCAGTCGTCACTCTTACTGCCCTGCCTTCATGGTTGTGTTAATCACCCATGCCGGGGTTTGATTAGTCTCAAACTCCAGTGCCAGTTTCGTTTTTCTCAGTTGGGCTTGTTCGATTAGATTCGTTACGGAAGGCTCCATCATATTGAGGAATGGCTTGGGATACAAACCAATCCAGAATATCAGCACTACCAGTGGTGTAAGAACGAGCCATTCCCTCTTACTTATATCAACGAGCTTTTGATTCTCAGGGTTTTCCACTTTGCCCCAGACGACGCGTTGAAACATCCACAACATATAAGCGGCGGCAAGGACGATGCCAAAGGTCGCGATCACGGCGTAGGTTATGTTAAACTTGAATGTGCCAAGAAGAATGAGGAATTCACCGACAAATCCGTTCGTGCCGGGAAGCCCAATTGAAGATAACGTGATGATCATGAAGAATGTGGCGTAGATCGGCATGACTTTGAACAAGCCGCCAAAGTCTTCAATCATGCGCGTGTGCCGGCGCTCGTAAATCATACCGACGACAAGGAATAACGCTCCGGTTGAAATACCGTGGTTCAGCATTTGCAGAACCGAACCCTGCACGCCCTGATCGTTAAGTGCTACCATTCCGATCATGACGAAACCCATGTGGGCTACGGACGAAAATGCTACGAGTGATTTGACGTCCTTCTGTACCATGGCTACCAAAGCACCGTAGATGATTCCTATCAACGAAAGGACAGCGATTATTGGAACGTACGAGTCGAAGGCATTTGGAAAC is a window from the bacterium genome containing:
- a CDS encoding glutaredoxin family protein, with the protein product MTTARIYTKVGCPYCAAAKEDFRKRGVDFEEIDVHNVPGASEDAQRLQGGSKRVPVMVEDDKVTVGFGGS